One genomic segment of Helicobacter enhydrae includes these proteins:
- a CDS encoding FxsA family protein encodes MRVFWFLVFYFFLELGGFVAFSHYFGFLNLVLEIILSAFVGIWLLKKVFLLDGSSISDFFREIKSPRDLLVSNLSKTLGAILIILPGVFGDCVGVALQIGVFDGVIIGLLSKFFVDTSTRRDEDADIIDAEIIYEEDTDEKSHHRH; translated from the coding sequence ATGAGAGTTTTTTGGTTTTTGGTTTTTTATTTTTTCTTGGAGCTTGGGGGGTTTGTCGCTTTTAGCCATTATTTTGGGTTTTTGAATCTTGTCCTTGAAATCATCTTGAGTGCTTTTGTGGGGATATGGTTGTTGAAAAAAGTTTTTTTGCTAGATGGAAGCTCGATTTCTGATTTTTTTAGGGAGATCAAAAGCCCTAGGGATTTGTTGGTGTCAAATTTGAGCAAAACACTCGGGGCGATTTTGATTATTTTGCCCGGAGTTTTTGGGGATTGTGTGGGGGTGGCATTGCAGATTGGTGTGTTTGATGGTGTGATTATTGGCTTGTTGAGTAAGTTTTTTGTGGATACAAGCACACGCAGAGATGAAGATGCAGACATCATCGATGCAGAGATTATTTATGAGGAAGATACAGATGAAAAAAGTCATCATAGGCACTAG
- a CDS encoding BspA family leucine-rich repeat surface protein, giving the protein MKKYTPSTKEELKALCEDISIALGDIDTSKITDMSFLFSNTQRSNDEFVGITQWDVSNVRDMSKMFCWSETFNQPLENWDVSNVENMREMFGYAKAFNQPLENWNVSNVRDMSKMFAHTEKFNQPLDKWNVLSVINMDSMFCGAYSFNQPLENWNVSNVRDMSKMFAHTEKFNQPLDKWNVSNVRDMSGMFEFAKAFNQPLGQWDVSSVISMVRMFYSAKAFNQPLGQWDVSNVRDMSIMFHYTEEFNQPLENWDVGNVENMNAMFAHTEKFNQPLDKWNVGRVTNMSGMFEFAKAFNQPLGQWDVSNVRDMSKMFAHAKKFNQSLQKWDVSKVEDIKRMFYWAESFNQPLENWDVSNVRDMKEMFFKAKKFNQSLQKWDVSKVEDMGGMFAHAEEFDCSLGKWDVSSVKNMKEMFFKAMSFNQPLENWDVSNVENMNAMFAHAKKFNQSLQKWDVSKVEDMGGMFYKASVFNQPLENWDVSNVRDMSKMFAHAKKFNQPLGKWNILSVINMDSMFCGAYSFNQPLEQWRHLCQYHYSNTFDKSRNK; this is encoded by the coding sequence ATGAAAAAATACACACCCTCTACAAAAGAAGAGCTCAAAGCACTTTGTGAAGATATCAGCATTGCACTAGGTGATATTGATACTAGTAAAATCACAGATATGAGTTTTTTGTTTTCAAATACCCAAAGGAGTAATGATGAGTTTGTGGGAATTACTCAGTGGGATGTGAGTAATGTAAGAGATATGAGTAAAATGTTTTGTTGGAGCGAAACCTTCAATCAACCCCTAGAGAATTGGGATGTGAGCAATGTGGAAAATATGAGAGAGATGTTTGGCTATGCAAAAGCATTCAATCAACCCTTAGAGAATTGGAATGTAAGCAATGTAAGAGATATGAGCAAGATGTTTGCTCATACAGAAAAGTTTAATCAGCCTCTGGATAAGTGGAATGTCTTAAGTGTCATCAATATGGATTCAATGTTTTGTGGTGCATACTCATTCAATCAACCCTTAGAGAATTGGAATGTAAGCAATGTAAGAGATATGAGCAAGATGTTTGCTCATACAGAAAAGTTTAATCAGCCTCTGGATAAGTGGAATGTAAGCAATGTAAGAGATATGAGTGGAATGTTTGAGTTTGCAAAAGCATTCAATCAGCCTCTGGGGCAATGGGATGTTTCTAGTGTGATATCTATGGTTAGAATGTTTTATAGTGCAAAAGCATTCAATCAACCTCTGGGGCAATGGGATGTAAGCAATGTAAGAGATATGAGTATTATGTTTCATTATACAGAAGAGTTTAATCAACCCCTAGAGAATTGGGATGTGGGTAATGTGGAAAATATGAATGCCATGTTCGCTCATACAGAAAAATTTAATCAGCCTCTGGATAAGTGGAATGTAGGGCGTGTAACAAATATGAGTGGAATGTTTGAGTTTGCAAAAGCATTCAATCAACCTCTGGGGCAATGGGATGTCAGCAATGTAAGAGATATGAGCAAGATGTTTGCTCATGCAAAAAAGTTTAATCAGTCTTTGCAAAAATGGGATGTCTCGAAAGTGGAGGATATAAAAAGAATGTTCTATTGGGCTGAATCATTCAATCAACCCTTAGAGAATTGGGATGTGAGTAATGTAAGAGATATGAAAGAAATGTTTTTTAAAGCAAAAAAGTTTAATCAGTCTTTGCAAAAATGGGATGTCTCGAAAGTGGAGGATATGGGGGGTATGTTTGCCCATGCAGAAGAATTTGATTGTTCTTTAGGGAAATGGGATGTCTCTAGCGTTAAAAATATGAAAGAAATGTTTTTTAAAGCAATGAGTTTCAATCAGCCTTTAGAGAATTGGGATGTGAGTAATGTGGAAAATATGAATGCCATGTTCGCTCATGCAAAAAAGTTTAATCAGTCTTTGCAAAAATGGGATGTCTCGAAAGTGGAGGATATGGGGGGTATGTTTTATAAGGCAAGTGTATTTAATCAGCCTTTAGAGAATTGGGATGTGAGTAATGTAAGAGATATGAGCAAGATGTTTGCTCATGCAAAAAAGTTTAATCAACCCTTGGGTAAGTGGAATATCTTAAGTGTCATCAATATGGATTCAATGTTTTGTGGTGCATACTCATTCAATCAGCCCTTAGAGCAATGGAGGCATCTCTGCCAATACCATTACAGCAACACATTTGACAAATCAAGAAACAAGTGA
- the hemC gene encoding hydroxymethylbilane synthase yields the protein MKKVIIGTRGSALALWQAHYIAKRLLEECQLESEIKIVQTKGDKILDTPLSKIGGKGLFTKELEELLLHKEIDLAVHSLKDVPVVLPDGLNLCAITEREDVRDCFLSLHYGSIAELPQGARVGTTSLRRTMQVKSMRQDLQTQSLRGNVQTRLKRLENGEFEGIILASAGLKRLGIQGEIPFCHFLSTQEMLPAMGQGALGLESHQDSPFNAYFAMLNDPQTALLCGCEREFVKRLDGGCQVPIGVYAMMEDEAIVLEAKIGLPSGGQMLRSKIKGQNAKEIATKLADEFLAQGAREILQKAQEWDFSATI from the coding sequence ATGAAAAAAGTCATCATAGGCACTAGAGGGAGTGCTTTGGCACTATGGCAGGCTCACTATATTGCCAAACGATTGTTAGAAGAGTGTCAGCTAGAGAGTGAGATAAAAATCGTGCAAACAAAAGGCGATAAAATCTTGGACACGCCATTATCCAAAATCGGAGGCAAGGGGCTTTTTACCAAAGAGCTTGAGGAGCTTTTGTTGCACAAAGAGATCGATCTTGCAGTCCATTCGCTCAAAGATGTGCCGGTGGTGCTTCCTGATGGTTTGAATCTGTGTGCGATTACAGAACGCGAAGATGTGAGGGATTGTTTTTTGAGTTTGCATTATGGGAGCATTGCTGAGTTGCCACAAGGTGCGAGAGTGGGGACAACTTCTCTAAGACGGACAATGCAAGTCAAATCAATGCGTCAAGATTTGCAAACACAAAGCTTGAGGGGCAATGTGCAAACGCGTTTGAAGCGATTGGAAAATGGGGAATTTGAGGGGATTATTTTGGCAAGTGCAGGTTTGAAAAGGTTGGGGATACAAGGGGAGATCCCTTTTTGCCATTTCCTCTCAACTCAAGAAATGCTTCCTGCGATGGGGCAGGGTGCTTTGGGGCTTGAGAGCCATCAAGATTCGCCTTTTAATGCGTATTTTGCGATGCTCAATGATCCACAAACAGCTTTGCTGTGTGGGTGCGAACGAGAGTTTGTCAAAAGGCTAGATGGTGGGTGTCAAGTGCCAATCGGTGTGTATGCGATGATGGAAGATGAGGCAATCGTCCTTGAAGCCAAAATTGGATTGCCAAGTGGTGGGCAGATGTTGCGCTCAAAAATCAAGGGGCAAAATGCCAAGGAGATCGCCACAAAACTAGCAGATGAGTTTTTGGCTCAAGGTGCAAGGGAAATCTTGCAAAAAGCCCAAGAGTGGGATTTCTCAGCTACAATCTAG